The segment TAACCCGAATTTGCGGTCAAGGTTGGCGCAACACTGGCGATATTATTTATCTGTTAGGCTTGCCTCCCACTTTGCCTGCTACCTTGGGTGCTTCTGAATATTTAGCCAGCATTCATGGGATTATTGCCGGTAAACCGCCTCAAATAAATTTTGACCTCGAAAGACAAGTGCAAAATGCCTGCCGAGAAGGAATCCGTCAAGGTTGGGTGCGCTCGGCTCACGATTGTGCGGAGGGAGGTTTGGCAGTAGCTTTAGCAGAATGTTGTATTGGCGGTGAACTTGGTGCAGAAATTCATTTAGGAGAAAATACCACAAACGCTCGCCTTGATGAAATTTTATTTGGTGAAGGTGGAGCCCGAATTGTCGTTTCTGTCAACCCTCAAAACCAAAATCAATGGGAAAACTTTGTTGAAAATCAACTAGGCGAACATTGCTGCAAAATTGGAATTGTCGGTAAGTCGGAAGAAAATTTACGGGTTTTCACGGTGCCGGAATTACCCCTAATAAACGTTAGCATTACAGATATGGGAGAACGTTGGCACAATGCCATAGAACGCCGGTTAGCTTTATAGCGATGTAGAGACATTTCTAGGGGCGAGGTTCGCCAAAATCAATGATCCTTCATACGATATTGGTATCCCCGCCCCTCCCCTCTAGGCAAAAAAACGACAAAATTTATTACACCAAACATCTCCCTTGCGTTACCTTAGAGGTGGAATATTAAGAACCCCTTAAGACTTCCTTATGTCTCTGTTTAAAGAGACAAATTTAACTTTCATCCAATCACCCCCACCCCTTCCACTCATCCGACCTAAAGCATGACTTCCAATCATCTCCAATTCTCTGTTAGTGAAACTTCGTCAAAGGTTATGGCATCTAGTGTTGACTCTGCGGTTGCCAAAAATGCCGATGTAACGGATCATCTTTTATCGCGTCCTGATAAACCCGAAGAAGCTTGCGGCGTTTTTGGTATTTATGCACCCGATGAAGATGTGGCGAAGCTTACCTATTTTGGATTGTACGCTCTGCAACACCGAGGTCAAGAATCAGCGGGTATTGCCACCTTTGAGGGCGATCAAGTTCATCTTCACAAAGACATGGGGCTGGTTTCCCAAGTTTTCAACGAAGGAATTTTAAAAGAAATGCCTGGGCGTCTTGCCGTTGGGCACACTCGCTACTCTACCACCGGCTCAAGTCGTGTGGTTAATGCTCAACCGGCAGTCGTCAATACTCGTTTAGGATTTTTAGCATTAGCACATAATGGCAATCTTGTCAACACCGCTGAATTGCGAGAAGACTTATTACGTCAAAATTGCAACTTAGTCACTACCACAGATTCAGAGATGATTGCCTTTGCCATTGCCACCGAAGTTAATAGCGGTAAAGATTGGTTAGAAGGGGCAATAAGTGCGTTTCATAAATGCGCTGGGGCATTTAGTTTAACCATTGGCACACCGGCAGGTTTAATGGGAGTACGCGATCCTAATGGGATTCGTCCTTTGGTAATTGGGACACTAGGAAATAGCCCAATGCGGTATGTTTTGGCTTCAGAAACTTGTGGGTTGGATATTATTGGGGCAGAATATTTACGCGATGTCGAACCGGGTGAGGTGGTTTGGATTACGGAAGAAGGTTTAGCATCGTTTCATTGGAGTGCAAAACCAGAGCGCAAATTGTGTATTTTTGAAATGATTTATTTTGCGCGGCCTGATAGTGTGATGCACGATGAAACATTGTACAGCTATCGGTTGCGAATTGGGCGCCGGTTGGCAAAAGAATCTCCGGCTGAGGCGGATCTTGTGATTGCGGTTCCTGATTCTGGGGTGCCGGCGGCGATTGGTTTTTCCCAAGCTTCGGGAATTCCTTATGCAGAAGGGTTGATTAAAAACCGTTATGTGGGGCGGACTTTTATTCAACCAACGCAAATGATGCGGGAATCGGGAATTAAGATGAAATTAAATCCGCTCAAAGATGTTTTGGAAGGCAAGCGGATTATTATTGTGGATGATTCTATTGTGCGGGGAACAACGAGCCGCAAGATTGTTAAGGCTTTGCGGGATGCGGGAGCAAAAGAAGTTCACATGAGGATTTCTTCGCCGCCGGTGACGCATCCTTGTTTTTATGGCATTGATACAGACAGTCAAGATCAATTGATTGCGGCAACAAAATCGGTACAAGAAATTGCGGATCAAATTGGTGTTGATTCTTTGGCTTATTTAAGTTGGGAAGGAATGTTAGAAACAACCCAGGAAGATACAAATACTTTTTGCTCGGCTTGTTTCACCGGCGATTATCCGATTGGCATTCCCGAAACGATCAAACGCTCAAAATTGATGCTAGAAAAAACGGCTAAAGTGTAAGTCTCTAGTGGCGCGAAAGGGGTTAATTCCTTCCCAGGCTAATAACTTGGGAAGGGAATTAAGCAGAAATTTAATCTTTTTGTGCCACCGGCCCTAAATACTTGCATAAATAGGGAGAAAAAACCTCATAAATGAGAGTGAAAGGTTTACCGTGATGCCAGAATAAATAATGCCGACCCCAAAATGGCCCCGGAAAACCAAAACCGGCTTCTAGCGCCGCTGAGTTGCCGTAATAAATACCTTGCACATCTCGATAAAGTTCTGTGCGGAGTCGGGCTAAACTGGCCCAAATAGGAATAGAGCGATTTTGTAAATATTCATCAACATGGCTGGCTTCCCACCAGGAAGTAGCGTAAGCTAAACGCTGGCCTGATGCGTTGCGAAGCCAGACTTGACGGCGGACTCTGGGCCCCGGTACAGCTTGAATGAGGGCCGGTGCGCTGTCAGTATCATTGCCGATGGGTGACATATCAATGACATCGACTTCAGTGGGAGAACCCGTCAGCAGTTGCAGGTGACGAGTGGGGGAACCATCACCCAAGAGCAAAATCTGCCAAGGAGGAGCCAGTTGGCGGTGGGGCAAACCTTGCTGGATGTGGGTTTCTGTACCTTCCCATAAGGGGGTGAGCCGGTGCCAGGTGGTGTGTGTAGTGGTTGGTTGCCGGTTGAAGGTTGCAGTCAAGAGACTTCACAAAAGTTAACATCTTTTCAATAATAGCTTGTTAAGAAGCAGGCAGGATGCCTGCTCCAGTTAAGATTAAGAGCGTAATATAAAGGTTGCTTTTACTCAGAGAGGGGATAGAAAAGATTGCCTTGCCGGTACCACCCTTTAGAGGCGGGATCTTTTTGTTTGCTCCATTGGCGGAAGTATTCATCGCTTTGGGATGAAGCTTGAACAACAGATTCAGGAGTGACACCAAGCCGTCTGGCTAAGTCGTTGCGGGTTTGGGGACGTAATACGGGAGTTGGCGGTGTAACGGCGGGGCGTTTGCCCGGTGAGCGGTTTGATCCGTTGATAACGGCGGTTTCTAAAACTGCCATGCGCCGGCTTAGTTCCGCGAATTCCTCTTGTAACTGTTGGATGGCTTCGTTGTCGAGGTGTGCCGTTCCATCTGAGGGGCCGTCAAAAAATTGTTTTATGATCCTCACGAGAGCCGCACTTTCAGTGAGGGACTGTTTTTGCATATACTCTCGGAGTTTGCCGTGATAGTCGGGTGGCAAATACCCGACGATGCGAATATTTTGGGTAGCCATTGATCAGGGAGCGCGTCGGTGTCACTTTCTAGCATACTTTATTGTGACGGTCGTGGCATCTTTATCATTAAGAGCCGCTGGATTTCAAAAAAGCTTGTACTTCTGAATGCGTTGGTTGTGATGCAATAGCGCCGGCTTTTGTGGTAGTCAATGCACCGACTGCACTGGCATAATTTATGACTTGAGCCGAGATTGTTGGATCTTTTAAACAAGAAATTCCCTGTAAACAAAGCTGGTGAATAAATCCTGCCAAAAATCCATCGCCGGCGCCGGTGGTGTCTACAACTTCAACGGAAAACGCCGGCATTTTTCCTTCTTGTTCTCCCAAACAATAAGCGCATCCCCCAGAACCTGCTGTTACTAAAACTCCCTCCATAGAACTTAAACGATAATTAATAGCACCGGCATCGGTTGTATCAAATAACCATTCGGCTTCCTCTTGGGATAATTTTAAAAAATCAATGTGTTTTAATAAATCTAAAATCAGCGGTTTAGCCTCGCTGAGTTCCGGCCAAAAAACCGGCCTCCAATTGACATCTAAAACAATTTTAACATCATATCTGTTTGCCAATTTTAAGGCTTTATAAATTGCCTCTCGACTGTCGGGATAAGCTAATTCTAAAGTTCCTATAACTAAAAAATCTGCGTTTTCAAATAAAGCCAAGGGCAACTGGGAACCTTGTAAATAAGTATCGGCAAATTCGGTGGTTTGAAACTTGCCAAATCCTGCAAACTCGCGTTCGCCGGTGGAGGAGCGCACCACATAAACTTGCCTTGTCGGGGCGGTGGGATGACGTTGGATAGCGGTGGTATCCACGCCAATATTGCCTAATAGCTGCACAAGATCATCGCCAGAGGTATCCCCACCTACACACCCGATAAACGCCGCTGATGTGCCTAATTTTACTAGGGCTGAGGCAACATTGGCCGGTGCGCCGCCGGGGTAAGGAGTCCAAGACTCAACGGTTTCTAAAGATCGCCCTAACTGATCGGCCAGACAATCAAACAAAACTTCACCCAAACAGAGAACACGGGGACTGTTCATAAAATTTTCTCGCCTAAAAAAAAGTGGGTTATGCAATAAGCGTAACCCAAGCAGGTAGAGAATTTAGTTAAAAATTTGTGTTGAAATTAAGCCGGCACAGTGGCAAGCTGATTTTCTTGCCGCAGAAAAGTCTCAATATAGGGGTCAAGATTGCCATCCATGACATCGCTGATATCCGTAGTTTCCACACCGGTACGCAGATCCTTTACCATTTGATACGGGTGAAATACATAGTTGCGGATTTGGTTGCCCCAGGCAGCCTCTACCATATCTCCGCGAATTTCCGCAATTTCTTTAGCGCGTTGTTCACGGGCAATAATTAACAATTTTGCTTTCAAAATTGCCATTGCTTTTTCTTTATTTTGGAGTTGGCTGCGTTCTTCGGTGCAGCGCACAGCAAGGCCGGTAGGGGTGTGAACAATACGGACAGCAGTTTCAACTTTGTTGACATTTTGACCGCCTTTACCACCGGCACGGGATGTGGTAATTTCTAGGTCTTTTTCTGGGATATCGAGGGTTACGGAGGCATCCAAAATTGGCATTACTTCCACACCGGCAAAACTGGTTTGGCGTTTACCATTGGCATTAAAAGGCGAAATTCTAACGAGGCGGTGAGTGCCTTTTTCTGCTTTTAAATAACCATAGGCATAACGTCCGTCTATTTCCAAAGTTACGGATTTAATACCGGCCTCATCACCTTCGGAAATTTCGGCAATATGCACTTTATAACCGTGTTTTTCTCCCCAGCGAGTGTACATACGCATCAGCATTTCTGCCCAGTCTTGAGCATCGGTACCACCGGCGCCGGCATTGATGCTTAAAACGGCTCCACTTAGATCATAAGGGCCGGAGAGTAATTGCTCTAACTCCCAGCGGTCAAGCGATTGAGAGAGTTGTTTAAGATTAATTTCGGCTTCTTGGAGTAATGCTTGATCTGCTTCAAGTTCAAGCAATTCGACAACAGCTTTGGCGTCTTCTAAGGTAGCTTTCCACTCCTCGAACTGCTGTACATGAGACTTTAAGGAGTTGAGTTCTTGGAGAGATTTTTGGGCAGTTTCTTGATTTTCCCAGAAAGCCGGTTGTGCGGCTATTTGCTCTAAATCGTGAATTTTTGCCGTTAATGCCGGTAAGTCAAAGATAGTCCTGGGTAATACCCAGGCGCTCAGACAACAGTTCTGCTTGACGTTTTATTTCTAGGACATCCATTGTGATCGTTTCGTATTTTTTTTAGGCTACTTAATTAAGTTTAACGTTTATTGTCCTTTGTCAATAGTCAGAACGTTAATGGTGTTGAGTGATCGCTGGTGGCCTTGGGAAGGATGAGGGCTGGCCCATCTCCGTATTTCCCCGTAGAAGAGGAAAACGCCATGATAAGAAATTCCGTATAAAAACGATAGTAGTAATCTTTGTGCAACCGCAAAATAGGATTAAATCAAAAAAAAACTAATTACTGCATCTCGCCTGTCTGCTTATTCAATTTTTTGAAATTAAGGGGTTTATACCCGGAGGGTTTTGTAAGGATGGCAACTTTAACTTCTGTTCGCTCTCGTTGTTTAGAGCTTTTAATTTCTTACCACCGCAATCCGTCTATTGCCATTCGCAATCAACTGGTGCAAATGAATGCCGGTTTGGTACGCAAAATTGCTCACCGCGTCTGCCATCAGTGTGCGGAACCTTACGAAGATTTAGAACAAATTGGCTATCTGGGTTTAATTAGGGCTATCGAACGGTTTGATCCTTCTCAAGGATGTGCTTTCAGTTCGTTTGCTGTGCCTTATATTCGCGGTGAAATGCTGCATTTCTTGCGCGATAAAAGCAGTGCGGTAAAAATTCCGCGCCGGTGGCAAGATTTACAGCGCGAAGGTCAAAAAATTAAGGAAGAACTTACCAATAAACTTGGTTATACTCCTAACGAGGCGATGATTGCTCAAAAACTTGGTGTTTCTGTGCAAGAATGGCGCGAAAGTTTAATGGCTTCTCAAAATTCTACGCTTTTGAGTTTAGATGCTACTGTGGGTCAACAAGTTGATACGCCGATCACTTTGGGCGATACTTTGTTGGATACAAATTATCAAGCTTTGCAACGTTCGGAAGAAGAACGCCAACAATTGCAAAGTGCTTTGAGTCTGTTGGAAGAAAATACACGAGAAGTTATTGAGTCTGTTTTTCTCAATGAAATTCCTCGCAAAGATGTTGCTAAAACAATTGGCGTAAGTCCGATGACTGTGACTCGCCGGTTGCAAAAAGGTATTGATCAATTGGTGACGCTGATGGCTCCTCAAATTGCATAATTTAGCAATGGGAAATCTGGGAATTTAAGAAAAGGTGATTTATGAAAAAATTACTCAACCTAGACGGGGATTTGAATTGTGCGTAGTGTTGCGTTCGTCTATGCTGAGGGGCCCGGCACCGAAGGCGGCTATCATTAATAAGCCTCCTATTAAGCCTAGGTTTTTTAAGAACATAATTTCTTGGATGCGATTAGAAAAATCTGTATGAAAAATAAGGGTAGCAGGAATTAAAAAGCCAATTAAGGCTAAGGCTCCATAACGTGCTTTGAAACCAAACAAAACTGATAAACCACCGGCTACTAATACAATAATGGTGGGAATTAAGAGGATACCGGCGAGGGGAATGCCTTTTCCTGTCATGGTGTCTTGGGTGCCGGCGGGGTCTAGTATTTTATCGATGCCGGCTTTGATAAATATTGCGGAAAGAAAAATTCGGGCTAAGAGGGGTAGAAATTTTTGGATTTGGTTTTCCATTTTTGCCTCGCTTTTGGTTTTGGGTAGGTGGCTAAGCCCAGATAAAATCATTAAAATCATTATAAAGATTTTATTAAAGTTACACCACTCCGTCTCCGTATGATCAATAAACAGGCTCATATTTGCATTCTTGGGGGAGGGTTTGGGGGCGTTTTTACGGCGCTTTACCTCAAGGGTTTGGGGTGGCGTACTTCACCGCAAATCACGCTGATTGATGAAAAAGACCATTTTTTATTTACGCCGTTACTTTATGAACTGGTGACGGGTGAGTTAAAAACTTGGCAGCTTGCGCCTTTGTTTTCTAAGCTTTTGGGGGGTAGGGGTATTAATTTTAAGCAAGCAAGGGTAGAAAATGTTGATCTGCAAAATCGCTGTGTGACTCTCGATGATCAGACAATTTTGAGTTATGACCGGCTGGTGATTGCGACTGGTAAGGAAACGTTGCTGGATGTGGTAGCGGGTGCTGCTGAGTATGCGATTCCGTTTCGGAGTTTAGCAGATGTGCGGCGGTTGAGGGAGAGGTTGAGATTTTTAGAAACAAGTGAATTGACAAAAATTCGGGTGTGTATTGTGGGGGCCGGCCCGAATGGCGTAGAATTGGCTTGTAAATTGGCAGATCGTTTAAAAAGTCGGGGAGAGATTGTTTTAATTAGCCGGCATGACAAAATTCTGAAAAATTTTGCTTTGGCTACTCAAAAATCTGCGTTGAGATGTCTGGGTAGACGGGGTATTTTGTTGGAGTTGCAAAGTAGTGTGGAGTCTGTTGATAAAGATTTTATCACGGTGGTTAAGAATAATCAACGCTGTCTTCAAAAAGCTGATTTAGTGGTGTGGACAACCGGCACTAAAACGGCTGATTGGGTTAAAAATTTGAGCCAATATCAAATGCAGCAAAAGGAATTAATGGTGCTTCCGACTTTGCAATTAATGGAGTTTCCAGAGGTGTTCGCGTTGGGTGATATTGCGACTGCAAATGTTAGCAAGGATGCGGCACCGGCGACGGCGCAAGCGGCGTTTCAACAAGCGAAAGTTGCGGCAAAAAATATTCGTGCTTCTTTGATGGGGAAAAATTTACAAAAATTTCGTTACCGGCATTTGGGAGAAATGTTAACTTTGGGGATTGGGGTTTCGGCTATTTCGAGTTTTGGTGTACATTTTTCGGGACGGGTGGCCGGTGTTTTTCGCCAGTGGTTTTATTTGTTGAGAATGCCTACTTTCCGTCACCGTTTTAAGGTGGCTAAGGCTTGGATTTTACGGCTTATTTCTTCCCCCTAAAATTATCAAAATACTTTACCAAGGGCTACCAATCATGGTAAATCCTGACCAAAAGTAAGGATGGGATAAATCAAGGTTTTGTTGGATTTTAAAGCTTGTGGAAAGATTATTTTCGGAAGCATCTGTAGGCTGTAAATTTTTATTTTGAATACCCACTTGTCCGCGTAACATTGCTAGTTGTGCTTGTCGCAATGCTTCGGCTTTGATGGGTACATTTTCTAAGTTTTTATAAAATTCACTCATTAATCCTAATGTGCCTTGATCGCTGACATACCATAGAGATGCTAAAGCTGATTTTACACCTGTTCTTACTGCAAGGCCGGCAAATCCTAATTCGGCTTTTTCATCGCCTACAGCGGTACGACAGGCGCTTAAGACTAATAACTGAACTTGGGGTTGATTTAAGCGTAATTGCCGCAAATCATTGAGGGGTAATTGTTCATCCCATAACTGCATAAATGAATTGTGGATGTCGTCAGCTATAAACTCGGCGTGGGTGGCAAAGTGTACAATTTGATAGGGGTTGTTTTGGCGCTGAGTTTGGATATTTTCGCGGGTGAATCCTTCATTTAAAAATACTTTTCCGCCTTGTTGTTGGGTGATTATAGCGAGTTCCACCGGCACTGAAGGTAAGGGACTAAGAGTTTGAAATTCTGAGGCTCCCATTGCTAAAACTGGTGAGTTTTGGATGCTTTGATACCGGCTATCCATTAAGCTGACGGATGGTATTAATCCGATGCTGTATTTTTCGATTAAAAATTGCTTGCCATCATGTAAAGCTGCTATCGGTAATCCTCGTAAACCGCTATCCATACTGAATAAAATGTTGTTAATTTTTTGGTTTTGTAATTCTGCTTCTATGGGAGAAATCAACCATGTATAAAGTTGTTTAGAACTTGGTAAATAACTGTTATTTCGTCTTAGGGGATCGGTGAGGAATAGACGAAAATTTAAAACTGTGATTAAGAGGTTTTCTTTATCTACGCCTGGAATGGTGCGGCGCACCGGCTCGCCTTCTGGTGTAAATAAGATTAGTTCTAATTCATTGTCTAAAGTTGTAACGTAAATAATACCACTTCGGGTGCCGGTTGTGGCAGCTATTTTGCTAAGGATATTACGGATGTTGTCAGTGGTGACTGGTTGAGTAGCGATGTCTTGGCCAAAATAATTGGTGTATTCTTCGGTACGATTTCTTTCTATTTGTTCGATTATTTGGTTTGTGTTTGTGGCGATTTGATTGTTGTTTCGGTTGGGGTTTGCTAATCCATTTAAGAGGTTATTTGCGGTGTTATTGTTGGAATTTTCTACTTTTGATGCAAAGACTTTTTCTGGTTTTAATTCTGAGTTTTGGTTGTCTGTTTGAAGGATTGTGCTGTTTTGATTTCCGCGAGAAATTACGGTGCCGGTGGTGATGCCGGTTTTGGAAGAAAGTGCAATTTGACCGGCTTCTCCAAGGTTAGCAAGACTTTGAATATCACCTGTGTTAACTGCGCCTTCTCTGCTGGTAACGGTGATGTTTCCGCTGTTTTGTTCGCCTATAGAACTTATGTTGCCGGTGGTTACGTTTTGTGCGGCTTCTACTGTGATATTTCCGCTGTTTTGTTCAGTAGAAATTGAGGTGATGTTGTTGGTTGTGACTGTTCCTTGTTGACTGGTGACGCTAATATCTCCTGAGTCGGTTCTGCCAGATGAAAGAATGTTTCCTGTGGTGGTGTTTCCTTGGGCGGCAACGTTGATGTTTCCAGAATTTCCTTCGGTTGAAACTGAGGAAAGATTGCCAGCGGTTAGGGTGCCATTTTCGCTGGTTAGGCTGATATTTCCGCTGCCGGTGTTGCCTGTGGAATTTATATCGCCGGTTTGGATATTTCCACCGGCATTAATAGCGGCGTTACCAGAGTTGCCTTGTTGGGAAATTATGGAAATGTTGCCGGTGTTGGCATTGTTGCCGGCATTTACTGTGGCGTTACCAGAGTCTCCTTGTTGGGAAGTTGTGGAAATATTGCCGATGTTTGCATCGTTGCCGGCATTTACTGTGGCGTTACCAGAGTTTCCTTGTTGGGAAGTAATGGAAATGTTGCCGGTGTTTGCATTGTTGCCGGTATTAATAGTGGCGTTACCAGAGTTGCCTTGTTGGGAAGTAATGGAAATGTTGCCGGTGTTTGCATTGTTGCCGGCATTTACTGTAATATCGCCACCGCCGCTGTTGCTTGAAGTTAAAATGTTGTCGGTTTGAATGTTATTAACGGCATCAACAAGTATATTTCCAGCAGTTCCTTGATTGGCATTTGAGGAAATGATATCGGTTTTAATATCGCCGCCACTGTTAACCGTTACATTGCCAGAGTTAATATTTCCAGCAGTGCTGATGTTGCCGGCATTTATATCATTACCGGCAGTTACGGTGGTATTACCAGAAGTGCCGGTATTTGAAGTTGAAGAAACATCGCCGAGGTTGGCATTGTTGCCGGCAGCTACGGTGGTATTTCCGCTGTTGTCAGTTGCGTTGGAAGAAATATCACCGGCATTTATCTCGTTACCGGCAGTTACGGTGGTATTACCAGAGTTGCCGTCATTTGCAGTTGAAGAAACATTGCCGGTGTTGGCATTGTTGCCGGCATTAACGCTGACATCTCCGCTGTTGTTACCTCCGTTGGAAGAAACGTCGCCGGTATTCACATCTTCATCGGCATTTACTATTACATCGCCAGAGTTTCCATTGTTAGAATTAGAAGAAACTGTTGTGCTAAAAACATTATTGGCGGAATCTATGATAATATTTCCTGAACCTTGAGAACCAGAAGATGTGATATTAGTGGTGGTAATGTTGCCGGAAGTTGTGAAGGTATTAAGGGTTATATTCCCAGCGGTTCCATTGGGTGCGAGGGTTTCTATTGCGGAGGTGGTAATGGCACCATTGTTGCTAATAATTGATACGTTTCCGCTTTGAGTTGGCCCCTCTGTGCGGATATTATTGGTGTTAATATTGCCGGTGCTTTGTAAGGTCACATCTCCGCCAATGCCGATGTCAGAATACGAGAGGATATCTTGACTAGCATTGATAATTCCCCCACTGTTAATATTGACATTTCCTGCGCTAATATTGACATTTCCTGCGCGTAAATAACCGTACAAGGAAAGGCTGCCTGTCGTGATATTCCCAGCCGGTGCGCTTAGTGTGATATTGCCGCCATTTGCGTTGGAAGAAAAGGATGTTAAAGCCGGTGAGCCTTCATTATTGATAAGTGGGATATTTGTATTAATATTGCCGGTGTCACTGGTAAGGCTAATAGATCCCGCCGTCCCATCATCAGAACTATTATCTATCACACTTACTTGAATATCGCCACCGGCATGAAGGGCAACATCTCCTGTCTTTCCAAAGAAAGTATAAGACGATATACTATAACCGGAGGCATCAATTTTATCGCTGGCGGTAATGTTAATATTTCCCCCTCTGGTGGAGATGAAATTTGAAATATTAATGCTTCCATCTGTACTGGTGAGACTAATATTTCCGCTATTGCCCCTACTAAAATCTGTATTAATTGCTTCTGTGATATTAATATCGCCTGCCGCTTTTAAAGAAATATCTCCCTTTCTAAGGCTTCTAATTCCTTCTAAAGAATTAGATGCACCTCCTATAGTAATTCCTTGGGTGGGAGAATATAAAAATACTCCACCATAATCGGTTTTTGCTTCTAAGTTATTGATGTTAATTTGCAGGGGAGATGCCTCACTACCAATTCCTCCTACATTACGGGTTTCAAAAGTAGCTGTATTGGCATTAATTAAAGAATTGCTATCAGTTTGTAAAATATTGCCGCCATTGGCATTTATGCTAACACTACCAGTAGTATTTAAGTTGTTGAGGGTGATATTTCCTATCTCTCCCAAGTTACCGAGTTGGAGGTTAATATTACCACTACCGGCATTTAATGATGTGCCGGCTGCCATTGTGATATTTCCGGGGCCGGGATCTCGTCTTGTGAAGAAGAGAGCGTCATTATTTGCTAGTAAACTGATGTTTCCGGCAGCGGCAGAGGTGTCGATATTAGCATTGATATTAATGCTGCGACCGGCTCGTAATTCTAAGCTAGAAATCGTAGAACTAATAATGGGTTCGCTGATGGTAATATCATTATGAGCGCTTAAGGACACTTGGCCGGTGGCATTATTAATAGTGCTGGTATCGGAGCTAATATTTCCACTAGAAGTGTTAATAAATGGGTTGTCACTTCCACCATCTACCAGGTTAATATTTTGGTAAATATTACCTAACAAAATACTTCCTGTATTGGCATTTATCAATAGTTTACCGTGTTGTCCACTTGTTGAATAGGTATCAATTATCCCATTGCTTGTATCAACATTCCCGTTAATACTGGTAAGGGTAACATTTCCAGCAATAGTTTCAGCGTAGGTAATAATATTTCCTGTTTTGAGACTATTTTGAGCAGTAATACTGATGTTTCCAGACGCACCACTGCCAGACAAAGAATTAATTTCAATATTTGCTGCATCTATGCTACCTTGCTGGCTGGTAATATTGATATTGCCTCCTTGCAAGTTACCGTTAGACCAAAAATAGCTATAACCTGTAGTGTCACTATTAATGTCACCAGCAACGTTGACATTAATGTTACCCCCCTGGTTCGCCCATGAATAAGAGGAGATGTTTGTATTATTAATACCTCCATTCCTGCTTGTTAAATTTATATTTCCGCCGTTGCCCATAGAGGAGTTAGACGAGAAAGAACTATTATTTAGATCCCCAGCAACGTCAATGGAAATGGCACCGCTATTTCCTTCGTTTGCGCTGGTTGTTATATGGGTTGTCAAACTGCCATTGTTACTGTTAACAGTGATATTTCCGCCTGCTGAACCTTGAGTTGAAGATGAATCAATGGAAGCTGCATTAATATTTTCCCCTGCATTGATATTAATTTGTCCGCCATTTCCTAAAATAGAAGAAGCCTTTATTCCCCCTGTCTGAAGTGCTCCACCGGCATTAAGTGTAACTGTACCACCGGCACCGGCACCTTCTGAATAGCTGTTAATATTGGCAGTGGTAATATCACCGGCACCATTGCTGGTATTTAAATTAATTTCTCCGCCATTATTTACTGAACTTGTATCA is part of the Ancylothrix sp. D3o genome and harbors:
- a CDS encoding NAD(P)/FAD-dependent oxidoreductase, which gives rise to MINKQAHICILGGGFGGVFTALYLKGLGWRTSPQITLIDEKDHFLFTPLLYELVTGELKTWQLAPLFSKLLGGRGINFKQARVENVDLQNRCVTLDDQTILSYDRLVIATGKETLLDVVAGAAEYAIPFRSLADVRRLRERLRFLETSELTKIRVCIVGAGPNGVELACKLADRLKSRGEIVLISRHDKILKNFALATQKSALRCLGRRGILLELQSSVESVDKDFITVVKNNQRCLQKADLVVWTTGTKTADWVKNLSQYQMQQKELMVLPTLQLMEFPEVFALGDIATANVSKDAAPATAQAAFQQAKVAAKNIRASLMGKNLQKFRYRHLGEMLTLGIGVSAISSFGVHFSGRVAGVFRQWFYLLRMPTFRHRFKVAKAWILRLISSP